The Thermoplasma acidophilum DSM 1728 genome includes a window with the following:
- a CDS encoding amylo-alpha-1,6-glucosidase has protein sequence MSQDVPGNLLDEIRILRSPKGYLYAGLPKFRALFGRDSIISSIQLIDLFPDIAQNTVIYLKDLQGRKLDYSIGEYPGKILHEYYDDEKIFLDRKRSIPWLNSRINYFSVDSTPLFILLIKNLFLRNLIDIEQFKDSIMMAMQFLIAYSSSDGLITYDKALLGAGLMSQSWRDGVGDIMDRLKSPVATVGVQGYFYESADFVLNLFPDSLIEESLPDLKDFYSKMREILENKFWLEETGYYGLAVDGDGVIEQAATSDPGHLIGSGILTRSRERDVIDRLFESDLLTDYGIRTLSAKDPRFDPKAYQRGSIWPQDNWIIADGIKRRGYLKEYRELRERLIAAYEYYGRMPEYFGVDRYGKIMDLSKLRIKPCYPQAWSTGAIINFVTFK, from the coding sequence TTGTCTCAGGATGTCCCTGGAAATCTATTGGATGAGATTCGCATATTGAGGAGTCCTAAAGGATATCTGTATGCAGGCTTACCTAAATTTAGAGCTTTATTTGGCCGTGATTCGATAATATCCTCAATTCAACTCATTGATCTATTCCCAGATATAGCTCAAAATACCGTTATATACCTTAAAGATCTGCAGGGGCGTAAACTAGATTATTCAATTGGAGAATATCCAGGAAAAATACTTCATGAATATTATGATGATGAAAAAATATTTTTAGACCGCAAAAGATCCATACCATGGCTGAACAGCCGCATAAATTATTTTTCTGTGGACAGTACGCCTTTATTCATACTTTTGATAAAGAATCTGTTCCTGAGAAATCTGATAGATATAGAACAGTTCAAAGACTCGATTATGATGGCAATGCAGTTCCTTATTGCATATTCATCATCTGATGGATTGATTACCTACGATAAAGCGCTGCTGGGTGCAGGTCTGATGTCCCAATCATGGAGAGATGGAGTTGGAGATATAATGGACAGATTGAAATCCCCAGTTGCAACTGTTGGTGTACAGGGATATTTCTATGAAAGTGCTGATTTTGTGCTCAATTTATTTCCAGACTCGCTCATCGAGGAGTCTTTGCCGGATCTAAAGGACTTTTATTCAAAAATGAGAGAGATTCTCGAAAACAAATTCTGGTTGGAAGAAACTGGTTATTATGGCCTTGCTGTTGATGGGGATGGCGTGATAGAACAGGCAGCAACGTCTGATCCTGGGCATCTCATTGGCAGCGGTATACTAACACGATCTAGAGAAAGAGATGTAATAGATAGACTGTTCGAAAGTGATCTATTAACTGATTACGGAATAAGAACATTATCAGCAAAGGATCCACGTTTCGATCCCAAAGCATATCAACGCGGTTCTATATGGCCACAAGACAATTGGATAATTGCGGATGGCATAAAAAGGAGAGGATATCTAAAGGAATATCGGGAGCTGAGAGAGAGGTTGATTGCAGCATACGAGTATTATGGGAGAATGCCGGAATATTTTGGTGTAGATCGCTATGGAAAGATTATGGATCTTAGTAAGTTGAGAATTAAGCCGTGTTATCCTCAGGCTTGGTCTACAGGAGCAATTATAAACTTTGTTACGTTCAAATAG